One Candidatus Palauibacter scopulicola genomic window, CCCCGAACCGCGCCTACGACGGCGCTCCGGGCAGCGTGTGAGAAATCCGGGCTAGAGCTAGAGCCGCAGCATCGCCGTCGCGGCTCGTGCCGCATGCGCCGCACCCTCGGAGTACCACCTCGGCCCGGTCGACGGCGGTGAGTGCGGCGCTACGGCTGGCGGAGAATCGGTGTCCAGCTACTAACAGACCTCTTCCAAGACGTCGGTTTCGAGCCGCAGGCGCAGGACGTCCAAGGCTCCGGACGCCACGACAAGGATTCGACCGCCGGGCCGACGCTGGTCAGAGATACGCGGCACGGTACCGACGCGGAGCCACGGTAGGCCCCGCAGTTGTCCAGCGGGTTCCCAAGTGCTGGATTCGCTGGATTCATCGGCCTCCGGCTCGCGTCTCATCCAGAACCAATCCTCGTCTGACGAACTGCACGCCGCGGTCGAAGAACCGTACTACTCGGGGGCGGGGGTCGCGGGGATCTAGTGAGTCGTCCGCGAAGACGGCGTCCGGCATCAACTCGACCGGGATGGCGGTGTCGACCGTGCCCGGCTTCCTGATTAGGACACGCTAGGGCCGGCGCGTCGCTCGATCTCGGAATCGAAGCTTCGCCACTCGCCAGGGCGGAAAATCCGTGTCCAGCAGCATGTAGAGGTAGCGGCCCCCGCCCAGGATCCGCGAACGCTCCGGCAGCGGTACGTCCTCATACAGCTTCACGCCTCCATGCCGGTCGTAGATGTCCACGGTCGAGTGCAGGCTGCGCAGGAAGCGGGCGCTGTCATACTGCCCGTGCGTCAGAATGAGGTGGGAACCCACCGCATCGATGCGGGAGATCGTGTTATATCCCGCCAGCACATTCGAACTCCCTGTGCTGTACTGGCCGGGCGTCAGAGCACCCGGCTCGAATACGGGCACCGGCTTGAACGTCTCGGAAGGCGCGCCGATCTCGCCGACCGAATCGCCCTCGGCGTTGAGGATGGCCATCGGGTATCGGAGAGACGAAGCCACGTAGATCGAGTCGCCCGCTACCGCAAACGGGAAACCGATCATCGACATCCAGTAGGGTCTTTCGATGGGCACGAACGGCAAGGTGTGAGCGCTCCAGACAACGCTCTGTCGCTTCACGCGATGCAGCAACAGGGGCTGCCGGAAGAAGCGTGAGGCGTCTTCCGTCCATTCGGAGAGTAGATTCATTCGCACGAGCAGGTCATCGCCCAGCGATTCGACCCGCCGCGGAACGCCGGGAAACGCCACCAGGGTATCCGGCCGCAGGTCGCTCGTTAGGTAGGTCAGTCCGGCTTGACCACCGTCTGCCACGACGACACGCCCTTCGGGCGTCTCGGTGACGCTGCCGATCCGCTGAAACTCGAACGGACCCCGGCCGAACCGCCCGAACGCCGCCTCAAGTCGGCCGTCTTCGTCATAGCTTCGGATTCTGGGGAGATGACCGTCACTCAGCAGGAAGCCGCCACGCCGTCGTTCCTTCCAGATTCCTGGAATGGAAATGGAGTCCTGCTGATCTTCCCCCAGCGTGATTACGGTCTCGGTCGCGAATACCTCATCCAGCGTCGTCCGAACCGGCCGTCGATCAGACGTGGCATCGGACATGCACGCGACACCCGCGAGGCACGTGATAACGGCGAGAACCCGCAACGTGTATGTACACCGGACGAGCGGAGTCACCTCACGACGATGTCCTCGAGACAGCACATTTCGAGGGCCGTGTAGCATATGGAGCCCTCGCATACGTGCTCGTAATGGTACCTGAGGTCGACGCATGGCCCCAGACTCTCGATGCACTCTTCCTCTTGCTGGGCCTCCAGCGAAATCGACTCGATCGCGGTGTGGGTCATCACTAGGATGATCCCCAGCGCGAAAACGATACCGACCCGGACCGATCGCGTGAACAGATTCATTGAACTTCCTCCCGTTTCTGATCCTGCCTAAGGACTTAAGCGCTGACTCCGAATGACGTCCGTAGAGAAGACCCCACGCAGGGAACCAACCTGAGCCTCGAAGCTCCAGCCACACACAGAGGCGTCATCCCTTGCATCGGCCATTATGATGGTTCCGCTGCCATCGATAAGAAGCTTCGTACTAGGCAGTATTGGTCCGAGTGCCGAGGCTAACTCCCGAGTTGCCGACATGACTGTCGTGCCACGCAGTGCCCGTTGCGCGACCGCGGGCAGCCCTTGGTCTCCGTACAGAACGACGTGGCGTTGTAATGACATGTCTTCCGCGAGGGCGTTCCAGGGGCCGACGTTTCCCTCCACGCATGTCCGGCAGCGTTCGACATCAACGATCCAAACCAGGTGGTCGCCTCCGCTCTCAGCTTCGTCGATCTTCAGGAACGACAACGGCAGCACGGCGCCGACCAAACGGTCCCTCACACTTGATCGCTCCGCGAGTGAGCCGGTCGCCGCAACCATTACCGCCAGTTCCCGGTGCTGGGAGACCAGCTTCCCGACCCACACGGCACAGCCGACCAAGAGCGCGAGAACGACCGTCTCGTAGGATCGCTGGCGCAACGTTGCTAGCTTCAAGTGAGTGAATCCCACCCTTCCGATCAGCAAAGGTACTAGCGCTTAGCAGCGTCGCGGCTCGACGTTGGTCTCTAAGCGCAGGCGCAGGATGTACTCGACGCCCAGTGCGTTGGATGCCACGACATGGATGCGGCCGGCGGCGCCAACTTCGGTCATCGACACGTTGTGCGGCACCGATGCGGAGCCGAGGTACGCACCGCAGTTGTCGAGCAGGTCCCACGTACTGCTTGCACCGGAGCTGGCTTCGCGCCGCAGCCAGAACCAACCCTCCGGCGAGATGTCCAGTTCCATCCGTTTGGAGCCGGCCTCGCCGGCCAACGACATCGTGCGCAGCGTATCGCCCGTGAACGACAGCTCCCACGCCCGCGGCTCTTCGATCCCGGCGCCCCACAGTTCGCCGGCGGGCGAGACCGCCCAGGCCGTCTGCGGAGGCTCGTGTTCGTTGAGAGTACCGGTCAGTGTGCCTCGCCCGATTCGCCGCGTCTGTGGCGGTCCCCGGATGATCCCTCGCGCCTCGATCCGAAGTGTACGCTCGGGTACAAACGCGTACTCGGAATCCGCCGTTCCGCGTGATAAGTAAACGTGGGTCGAATCGCGCCCGGAAGGCCCCTGCAGGATTTCATACAGGCGACCCCGAGCATCGACTCGGAACACCTTCCCCATGGGTTCCCTGTTGCCCGGGAGAAAACCCGGTTCCCGCGTTTCACGCGCGTACTCCGCTCCCAGAGAATCCAGCACGAGAAGGTGTAAACCGTCATCGATCCACAGCCGGGCCCGGTGTGGGTCCCACGTAATCCGTGTCGACACAGCGGCAGGCCAGTACCGCCTCTCACCCGGTCCGTCGCCCTCGGGCGCCAGGCTCCGCACGAATCGTCCGCCACGGTCGAACAGCCGGACCTCCCTCCACCCTACGTCGGCCACATAGATCCGACCGTGGGCATCGATGGCAAGGTCGTCGATGTTGGCGAACACGTCGGGGCCCGACCCGTCGACCCGGCCCAGCCGCAACTCCTCGACCAGCCTCAGTTCGGAGCTCTGCGCGGTCAGCGACCCCGCGCAGAACGCCGAAACGAGGACCGTGAGGCCTAGACTTTTTCTATGATTTCGCGAGTGCATGAGTACCGCGCCGAGAAGTACCAAACTCCGCCGCCGAGATGCCAGCAGTCGAACCTCGAACACAGAAACCCGGCAAGCTACCACGTTCCGAGGGGTGACGCTGCCGTGCGCGACCCCAACGCGTCAGCCGTTAGGCGCGTGCGGACGCCCCGGTTACCGATGCAAGTTCAGCCGCACAACTAGCAGACCTTTTGCACGACGTCCGTTTCGAGCCGCAGGCGCAGGATGTATTCGAAGTCCAAGGCCCCGGACGCCACGACATGGATGCGGCCATCCGACCCGACCTTGGTCAGAGCCACACGGTGCGGTACCGATGCGAAGCCGCGGTACGCGCCGCAGTTGTCCAAGAGATCCCAGGTACTGGTTGCATCGGAGTCGGGCTGCCGCCGGATCCAGAACCAACCCTCCGGCGAGACGTCCAATTCCGCCCACTCGGTTTCGCCCGCTGCTCCTGCGGGCAAGATCGTGCGTAGCGTGTCACCCGCAAATGACAGCTGTTGCAGGCGTCTTTCGTTGATGCTTCCCACCCACAACTCACCGCCGGGGGACACCGCCCCGACGGTCTTCGGAGCTTCTGTCCGCGTGACAACCACCGTCACTGAACCAGCGCCGGTAGTGCTGGTTCGTGGTACACCCTCGCTATCGGCTGCCGCTTCGACCACGAGCATGGCGTCATGTGTGATCGCGTACTCCGAATCGACCGTACCGCGCGCGGCGTAGCGGTACGTCGAATCCCGGTTCGGAGATGGACCCCACAGGAACTGGTACAGGCGACCCTGCGGATCCACTCCGACCACCGTACCAACGGGCGCCGTGTTGGGCGGGACGAAACTCGGTGCCCGAACCTCGCGCGCATACTCGGTTCCCAGCGAATCGAGCACCAGGCGCTGCAGTCCATCATCGATCCACAGCCGATCCCTGTGCGCGTCCCATGTGGCCCGAGTCGACCCGATGTTCCAGTATTGCCTTTCTCCGGGTCCCCCACCCTCGGGTGCGAGCCGTCTGACGAATCGCCCGTCGCGGTCGAAGAGCCGTACCTCCTTCCAACCCACGTCCACCACGTAGATCCGGCCTTCGGGATCGACCGCGAGGTCATGGATGTCCGCAAACACGTCGGGGCCAGATCCTTGGATCCGGCCCAAACGTAGCTCCTCCGCCAAGTGCATTTCGGCGTTCTGCGCGGCCAGCGACCCCGCGCAGAGCACCGAAACGAGAACCGTGACGGCCGCAAGCCGAGACTCCCCTACCATGTGTTGGAGGGTGGTACTTTGCATGAGACCCGCGCACTGTAGCTCCAGTATCCACCTCCCAGATAAAAGCAGTTGATTTCAAGTTCATCAACGATTTGGCCGTGTTGCCAACATTCCCATCCCGCGTCCAGCGCCGCAGCCGCCACAACTTCGTCAGGGCACATCGAGATACCCAGCGACATCGTAGCCCCAACCTCGCCCGTCACGCTCGCCAACTCGGCACAAGCCGCTGGCGCAGCGGTTTCCAGCGTCAGGGCCGCGTATGGCGCGTCCGCTTCGGGAGTCTCGGTCGCCTCGAGTGGTGCGGCAATCAGCAGCGCCAGCGCCACGATCCCGGTACTGACCTTCGTGCGATTCAGCATCGTCCTGTCTCCGTGTAAGGGACATTTGATCCGTGAATCACCTATGCTATTGACTGACTCTTCGGCCACAAATCTCCGGATAGATGACATCTGATCGGATGTCAGTCAATCAGATGACGGCGGCGTCAAACGCAGATTCCGATGAGGTCGCGTGTCAAGCGTTACTAAGGGAGGCGTGCAGGCCGTGCAAAACACGACCCTCCAGGAACTCAAAGAAGACGAAGGTCATGAGCTCACCGCGACTCTTCACGCCAAGCTTACGGTAGAGGCGACCCAGATAGGTGTGGATCGTGGACGGAGCCAGGTCCAAACGGCGAGCGATCTCGGGCTCGGAAAGGTCGTCGAAGACGAGCCGGACGATCTCCGCCTCGCGGCGAGAGAGCCCGAGGCGCTTGACGAGGACGTACCATTCCTCGTCTCGGAACAGCCTTGAGCCTTGACCCCGGGGCGGCGGTATCGGTTCCTGTGTCATCTCTCTCCTTAGCGGTGCGGGTAATCCGCCTGTTGTGGCGGGTGTAGCTCCGGCTGATGCACGAGTTGCCGCAAGCTTTGGCCATGGTGCACGCAACCGTCCTGCCCGGTCGCTTGCGACGGCGGGTCGTGGCGGCTCCGGGGCAGGCGGCTTCAATCCCGTTTTCCGGCGGCGCTGACCAGGAGCTGGGAGAATTCGGTGACGGCCACCTTGAGCTGATCCACGAAGGCTTCCCGTTCCTCGGACGAGTAACAGCTGAGCGCCTGCTCGAAGTTCGGGATCTGCGATACGAAGGCATCGACTGCGGCTTCGTCGATGCCTTCGCCGAGCCGGCGGAGGGTCGCCTTCATCTTCTGCTTCTGCGACGAAGTCGCCGACTTGTAGAGTTCGACGAAGGTCAGCTCGAACGCGAGCCAGTCCAGCCAGTCGGCGTAGGAGATACCCGTCTTCATTGCTTGAACTCCGGGAGCCGGAAGCGGCCGATCCACGGCGTGGGCTCGAGTCCGCTCGCGTAGAGCCACGTGTCGGAGACGTCGATGGCGATGGCCTCCGCGGCGCGGTCGAGGCGTAGCGTCTTCACGTATGCGCCGTCCCAGGTGTAGACCTGTACCTCCTGTGACGCCCAGACGGGTCCGTCCTCATCCACTCTCCGTCCCGAGAAGACGCCGTACAGGTAGCGTTGCGTAGCGGCCAGGTCCGTGAAGCCGTAACGCGTCTCCGGGCTGATGGCCATGACGCCCCGCCCGTTGCTCGATTTTCCCTGGGCCCACGCGGGCTGGAAGGGATCGGGCACCGCCGCCCGGGCGATCGGAACGCCGTCACGGTCGAAGATCTCGAGCAGCCCGCCGAGAAGCGTCGCGGCGGCCAGACGCTCCCCCTCGGGATCCGCCACGACCCAGCTCTCGTAGGCCTGCGGGAGCGTCGTTCCCGGCGCCTCCGCCACGTTGGGCGGGAAACCCAGGATGGTGCGGTCGTAGCTCCGGTCCGCGTGGTAGCGACCGATACGACCCTCCGTGATCCATCCGCCGGCGAACCACGTCCCGTCGGAGGCGCGCACGAGCGCACCGGCGATCGGGCCGTTCAGCGGGACGGTTTCGGGGTTCACTTCCGCACCCGCTTCAATCTCCGGCAGGGACAACCGCGTGAGGCGCTGATGGATGCCATCGAGGATCCAGACCTCGTCGGGCGATGCCGCAGCCCCGATCACGACCTGCTCCGGGTCCTTGAACTCGCCCGGCCCGTCGCCCTGGCGGCCGTAGGAACCGAGGCGCCCCGGTGTCTCGAGATCGACGACGTGAACCGACGGCTCCAGCATCGCGTCCAGCGCCACCACGCGGTCCCCGGCCAACCCGATCTCGACGATCCACCCCAGCGAGTCGTCCGCGAACACGGCGTCCGGCGTCAACTCGGCAGGGCTGTCGGCGTCGATCGTGGCCGGCTCCGCCTGACGACAGGCGCCGACCGCCAGAACCGCGGCGACCGACACCCCGATCGCTGACCGCCTCACCGCGACTCCGCTAAGGCTCAACACAGCGCGGTTTGCGGTTTCTCTCCTGCATATCCGGACAGATGCAGTCCATCTTGGATATGCTGCCGCACCCCTCTTGCGTACACGACGCGGCGGACAACCCAAGACGGGCGGGGGCATCCGCATCTGCCGTGACGGGAACGACCGCCACGATCGCCGCGAACGCTGCCGTGGCCAAGAAACGTTTCAAGCTCATCATCTTCCCTCCAGAATCGAGTGTTGCCGGCTATCTGACCGACGCCCGAGGATGATCTTCCAACATGAGTGCGATACGGAGCGCGGGTGCGAGAGCCTCCCCGCGATATCGCAGGGTGCCGCCGCGGTCCACGACGAAGAACTGCACCTCCCTCCAGGCACCGAGGGCTTCCCAGACTTCGGATCGCCTGTCATGGAGGAAGGGGGGTAGCTCAGGAGTGCCGCCCTCAGCGGCGGGCTGATCCTCGTCCCGAGAATCAGGATTGACCGTGACCAGCAACGCTCGCGCGTCAGCCGCCGCCAGTTTCGGACCATTGGCCCTCAGCAGATCCAGGGTCTCCTCGGAGACGTAGCTGGGTCGAAGGGACTGGATGATCAGCGTTACGTCGCCACCGGTCACTTCGTGCAACGCCCTCTCTTCTCCAGAGGCAGTTTCGAGCGTGGCGCCCACGTTGACCCATTCATCGAGCAGTGACGATGACAGATGCTCCCGCCATGCCGCGCGGGCTACAGCCAAACGGGCCTCGGTCGGAGCGGTCACCCAGTCTTCTCCTTCGGGCCCGTAGGGTTCGAGCGGGATGACGGGGTCGGCCTGCGCGAGCGCCAGCAATTGGGCCGCGCGAGTCGAAGAGCCGGTCTCCGCGTGGAACCTTGCCAACTCCACGAACACACGGGGATCCCAGCTGAGTTCGGCGGCGCGCTCGAAGGCATCGAGCGCCCCTGCCCGGTCCCCTCGAGCCATCCGCAGCCGTCCTAGGAGCACATGCAGGCGGGCCAGACTTTCGGCGGCCTCCGCCTCGAAGTTGGCTCGCGTCCCGGCGAGCGGCCGATCCCGGCCGAGCCAGTCCGGCCGCCCGTTCAACTGTTGCAGGATCCACTCCTCGGCGATCGCCCCAAGAGCCGATACTTCAACCATGCGTTCCGTCACTTCGACATCGAGCCGGGTGTCTCGAATCACGGCGTCGGCTGCGTACCTCTCGAGCCAGACTCGGGTAAGTGCCGGATCGGCGACCTCATAGGAGAGCTGCAGCCCGACCTGGGCTACTGAGGGCATCGGTGCGAGCGTCCAACTCCGGTCCAGCGCATCGATCTTTTCGGCATGCGACGTCGCCGACAGCAGGATGGTCTCGAGGCGAGCCTGCGACGCGTACTCGTGCCGGGGATGTTCGGCGGTCAGCTCGCTCCGCCAATAGGCCTCGATACCCTCCCGGCCGAGGAGGCGGGCGTAGAGGCTCAGCGCGTGCATCTCGCCCGCCCCGGGGTCCCTTGGCCGAGCGGCCGCGTCCATCCGTTTAAGGCGTTCCAGGTGCGCGGTTGGCGGCATCTCACCGGAGTCCTCGGGCAGGGCACCTCGACCATACAGGAGGAGGGCTGCCCATAGCTCGGGGCGCTCGGGGTACTCCGACAGCGCCTGTTCGGTCACCGCGACGGCCCTCGCGGGGCTCAGGTCCGCGGTGGCCAGCACCTGGTACAGGCGGGCGTCGAGCGTCGATCGGCCGTCCGCGTCCGTCTCGAGATACTCCCAGGACCGGCCGAAGTCGCTGTCGATGTAGTCTCCGTCCAGGTCTTCGACGGCGGCGGCCGCGTACACGGCGCCGGGGGGCAGATCGACGGTTCCGGAGAAGACGCCGGGGTCATCCCGGGAGAGTTCGACCACGCGGTATCCAGGTTCGGTTTGCGCGAAGCGGAGCGAGTCGGGCACCCAGTATCGCAGCCGCGCCCGGACGCCGGGTTCCGCCGCGAGCGGCGAAATCGTCTCGTACCGGAGCGTGAGCGCGCCCGGCTCCTCACCGTGGAACCGCAGGGTGCTCGCGCCCGCCATGGCCCGCTCGGGCCCGACCGTCAACAGGAGAACCGCCGCGATCACGGCCAGCATGAGGGCCCCCGCCGAGACCGTCAGGGCTCGGGAGCCCGCAACCCGTCTCCGGGAGAACCCTGCCGGCTCCGCCTGTGCAAGGGCGAACGGGATGAGGGCGGCACTGCCCGCTTCCGCGGGGAAGATCTCTTCGAACAGTCCATCGGGCGGCTTCGGCGTCGGGAGGGTCCGTATCGCGGCACTCAACTCGCGAATGAGCCGGACCTCGCGTCGACAGACCGCGCACGAACGAAGGTGTTCCCGCACGGCAGCGGCATGCGGTTCGGGCAGCTCCCCGTCCGCGTAGCGGTTCAGCGTCCACTCGTCGATCTGCGTGCAGAACTCCATCTTGCTGCTCCCTACCGCTCGAACAGTTCGGCGCGAAGCTGCTTCCGCGCCTTGTACAACCGGCCCTGGGAGGTCGAGCGCTCGATCTGGAGAAGCTCGGCGATCTCGCGGTGCGAATACCCCTCGATCTCTTTGAGGACGACGACCGTCCGCCGTTCCTCCGTGAGCGAAGACAGCGCGCGCTCCAGTGCGATCGAATCCAGGATGGGGGATTCCGGCGACGCGACGACGTCCCCTTCGTCGGGCGCCAAGGCGGTGGTAATCTCGTGTCGTCTCCCCTCCGACCGGACGTGTTGGAGCGCGGTGCGGGCCGTCACGGAACGCAGCCACGGGCCCAGCGGCCGCTTGCCATCGAAGCGCCGAAGCAGCTCGGGAAGGTCGGCAAGGACATCGTGCATCACGTCCCGAGCATCGGCGGACGACTCCGTCAAGCGGTACGCCACGGCGAACAACTGCTCCGAGTACTCCTCGTACAAGGCGTGCAACGCGCGGCGATCGCCGCGCGCCGCTCTGCGCGACAATCGCCGCTCCTGGGCCACCGTCATCAAACCGCGCCACCTCGCGCAGCCAGACCTGCTTTCTTGCCCCTGTCCACGGAGAATCTCTTTCTCGTCGTCGGGCCCCTGCGCCGGGGCCGATGGAGCCGGCGTGAATCCTCCCCCTACATCTTATATGCCTCCCAAGGGCAAAACTTCGTTCGGGTCGTGCGGGCAACCTTCATGGACGTGAGCTGTTAACGAGTATTTTGGAATCGATAACTAGTGTGTTGACAATTTATTACAGATATGATTTTCTCAAAAACGATCATCGGAAATCGGAAGGCGCTCGCTGCCGTTGACCCTCTGACAATGACGGACCAACTCGACGTGTCGGCAGCGCTCACTGGCTCCCGCGGTGTGACGCACGGCGGCCTGCCCCGAGCCAACGGGGCAGGCCAGCCGTACGCTTCGCGTGGCTCCCCAGGGAGCCGTCGTTCGGGCGGGCCTAACCGAGACGGATCACGCCGCGGACGTGGTCGGGTCGCATGTTTTTCTCCTTTGAGGCTTGTCGTTCGTCACCGAAAGCGCACCAGAAAACGGCGCTCCCGGTAACACAAACGCCTCCGGCTCAAAAAACCTTACATCGCGCCCTACTTCGTCCAGATCACGATGGCGCCGCAGCGTGTGTCGGAGCCGCCGAACTCGGCCGGAAGCGATGCCGGCCCCTTGTATATCTCGACTCCCGCGACCTCCACCGGAAGGACGAGAGTGTGGAGGGGTGCATCGGTCACATCGACATTGTCGAGGAACGTCTTGATTCTGCAGCCGCCCCCTGAAAACCCGGCCGACAATCTCGTGCTGTAGAACCTACCGTCTCGTCCCAGCCTGATTCCCGACATGTCGGCGATCATGTGGCTGATGCGCTGCGGTCGCCGACGCTCGATGTCGGCTTCGGTGAAGAACGTGCCTCCGCTCACGAGTTCACCCCACAGCTTTCGCTCGTAGAACCCCTTGATCTCCAGGCGGCGAGATCTCGTCACGGTCGCCACGAGCGGCTCCATTTCGACCGGCGTCGGCGCGAGCCCGATCTCCACTTCCGTGGTGAGCCCGCGCGTCACCGTCACGGCGTGGCCAAGCGACGCGTAGCCGATGTGTCCTACCTCCAGTTCATGCTGCCCCTCGGGGACGGCGGACAGAACGAACCTGCCGCGCCGGTTGCTCTGGGCCTGCCTGCCCCGACCCCGGACGGATACGGCGGCCGTGGCCACGGCATCGCCGGTCACGCCATCGTATACCCGGCCGATGATCCGCCCCGCGCGGACCGTACCGATGAGGACCCGGAGTTCCACCTCATGTACGTCTCCGGGTTCGAAGGCAACGACGGCCTGCTCACTCGACCCGTCCCCCAACTCGGCCCACAGCGTCGCCTCTCGCGCGTCACGGGGGGCGCATAGGAAGAAACGGCCCTGGGGATCGGCGGCTTCGCGCACCGGCCTGCGCCTCGCCTCGTTCCAGCGGAGCACCACGGTGGCCCCGGGCAGGGCGACCGTCCCGGATTCGTCCAGGACCGCGACGCGAAGCGCAGCCCGGTCGCCACACTCCTCCCCGTCCTGTCCGGCCGCCGGAGGCACGGCGACCGCCAGCAGGGATACCACCGCGATCGTCATCGGTGCCACGCGAGTCATCTCCAGTCCATGGGCAATGCTCGCCACGTCTACTTGGTCCACACGACGACGGCGCCACACCGGCTGGCGAACTCGGCCGGCGTACTCGCCAGCCCCTTGTAAACCTCGATCCCTCCAACCTCTATCGGCTTCACGTACAAGTCCAGATTGCGCCCGACCGCGAAACCGTCCAGGTACACGGCCATGCGGCAGGTCCGATTCAATCCCGAAGAGCCTCTCCGATTCAGCATCCCTGGCGCAACGCTCGGGACCAGCATGCTGACAAGATCGCTGACTCGAAGGGGGCGCCAGCGTTCGATGTCCTCTTCGGTAATGAACGTTCCGAGGCCGAGCAGTTCACCCCAGTGCTTTCTCTCGTAGAAGCCCTTGATCTCCAGGCGACGAGGCCTCTCCACGGTGACCACGAGCGGTGCCAGTTCCACGGGATCCGTGGACAGACCGATCTCGACCTCGGTGGTGATCCCCGGCCTGACCGAGACCGCATGCGTGAGCGGAGCGTAGCCGATGTGCCGGACCGAGAGTTCGTGCGATCCGACGGGTACCCCGCTCAGGACGAAGCGGCCCATGCGGTTGCTGGTGACCACCGCGGCCCGGTCCGGGACGGAGACCTCGGCGGCAGCCACGGGTCGGTGGGTCCTCCCGTCGAGCACCTGACCAACCAGGCGGCCCGTCTCCACGTCATCGAGCAGCAGCCGGAGTTCCACGTCGTGCCTCGACCCCGGCACGATGACGACCAGCCGTTCCGTGCTCGAAGCGTCCCCCAGTT contains:
- a CDS encoding BF3164 family lipoprotein, whose amino-acid sequence is MRRSAIGVSVAAVLAVGACRQAEPATIDADSPAELTPDAVFADDSLGWIVEIGLAGDRVVALDAMLEPSVHVVDLETPGRLGSYGRQGDGPGEFKDPEQVVIGAAASPDEVWILDGIHQRLTRLSLPEIEAGAEVNPETVPLNGPIAGALVRASDGTWFAGGWITEGRIGRYHADRSYDRTILGFPPNVAEAPGTTLPQAYESWVVADPEGERLAAATLLGGLLEIFDRDGVPIARAAVPDPFQPAWAQGKSSNGRGVMAISPETRYGFTDLAATQRYLYGVFSGRRVDEDGPVWASQEVQVYTWDGAYVKTLRLDRAAEAIAIDVSDTWLYASGLEPTPWIGRFRLPEFKQ
- a CDS encoding carboxypeptidase regulatory-like domain-containing protein; amino-acid sequence: MTIAVVSLLAVAVPPAAGQDGEECGDRAALRVAVLDESGTVALPGATVVLRWNEARRRPVREAADPQGRFFLCAPRDAREATLWAELGDGSSEQAVVAFEPGDVHEVELRVLIGTVRAGRIIGRVYDGVTGDAVATAAVSVRGRGRQAQSNRRGRFVLSAVPEGQHELEVGHIGYASLGHAVTVTRGLTTEVEIGLAPTPVEMEPLVATVTRSRRLEIKGFYERKLWGELVSGGTFFTEADIERRRPQRISHMIADMSGIRLGRDGRFYSTRLSAGFSGGGCRIKTFLDNVDVTDAPLHTLVLPVEVAGVEIYKGPASLPAEFGGSDTRCGAIVIWTK
- a CDS encoding zf-HC2 domain-containing protein; this translates as MEFCTQIDEWTLNRYADGELPEPHAAAVREHLRSCAVCRREVRLIRELSAAIRTLPTPKPPDGLFEEIFPAEAGSAALIPFALAQAEPAGFSRRRVAGSRALTVSAGALMLAVIAAVLLLTVGPERAMAGASTLRFHGEEPGALTLRYETISPLAAEPGVRARLRYWVPDSLRFAQTEPGYRVVELSRDDPGVFSGTVDLPPGAVYAAAAVEDLDGDYIDSDFGRSWEYLETDADGRSTLDARLYQVLATADLSPARAVAVTEQALSEYPERPELWAALLLYGRGALPEDSGEMPPTAHLERLKRMDAAARPRDPGAGEMHALSLYARLLGREGIEAYWRSELTAEHPRHEYASQARLETILLSATSHAEKIDALDRSWTLAPMPSVAQVGLQLSYEVADPALTRVWLERYAADAVIRDTRLDVEVTERMVEVSALGAIAEEWILQQLNGRPDWLGRDRPLAGTRANFEAEAAESLARLHVLLGRLRMARGDRAGALDAFERAAELSWDPRVFVELARFHAETGSSTRAAQLLALAQADPVIPLEPYGPEGEDWVTAPTEARLAVARAAWREHLSSSLLDEWVNVGATLETASGEERALHEVTGGDVTLIIQSLRPSYVSEETLDLLRANGPKLAAADARALLVTVNPDSRDEDQPAAEGGTPELPPFLHDRRSEVWEALGAWREVQFFVVDRGGTLRYRGEALAPALRIALMLEDHPRASVR
- a CDS encoding carboxypeptidase regulatory-like domain-containing protein, with product MVEARPAAVVPLFFILAAVPTGPVLGQEDGCRDRPSLQVTVVDESGNIPIPGATLVVHWSDVEEMALRETAGAEGLLLLCAPAEATEAVLWAELGDASSTERLVVIVPGSRHDVELRLLLDDVETGRLVGQVLDGRTHRPVAAAEVSVPDRAAVVTSNRMGRFVLSGVPVGSHELSVRHIGYAPLTHAVSVRPGITTEVEIGLSTDPVELAPLVVTVERPRRLEIKGFYERKHWGELLGLGTFITEEDIERWRPLRVSDLVSMLVPSVAPGMLNRRGSSGLNRTCRMAVYLDGFAVGRNLDLYVKPIEVGGIEVYKGLASTPAEFASRCGAVVVWTK
- a CDS encoding sigma-70 family RNA polymerase sigma factor, producing MSRRAARGDRRALHALYEEYSEQLFAVAYRLTESSADARDVMHDVLADLPELLRRFDGKRPLGPWLRSVTARTALQHVRSEGRRHEITTALAPDEGDVVASPESPILDSIALERALSSLTEERRTVVVLKEIEGYSHREIAELLQIERSTSQGRLYKARKQLRAELFER